A genomic window from Chlorobium phaeobacteroides DSM 266 includes:
- a CDS encoding c-type cytochrome, whose amino-acid sequence MQAKLRLWLTFCVVTPVLLLFGNAGLAEQTPAPKVLKPVTSKAVGVTPRGQVLSLSCSSCHGTDGKSVGIMPSFYGKTPQYIETALLEFKSGKRYSTVMGRHAKGYSDDEIHLIAQYCGIKGQKTK is encoded by the coding sequence ATGCAGGCAAAACTCAGATTGTGGTTGACTTTCTGTGTCGTCACCCCTGTCTTGCTTTTATTCGGCAACGCAGGACTGGCTGAACAGACACCCGCTCCCAAGGTTCTGAAACCGGTTACATCAAAGGCTGTCGGGGTAACGCCGCGTGGCCAGGTTCTTTCGCTCTCCTGTTCTTCATGTCATGGTACAGATGGCAAGAGCGTCGGTATTATGCCCTCTTTTTATGGCAAGACGCCACAGTATATCGAAACGGCCCTTCTGGAATTTAAATCGGGGAAGCGTTATTCCACGGTTATGGGCAGGCATGCCAAAGGGTACAGCGATGATGAAATTCATTTGATT